The Ignavibacteriota bacterium genomic sequence GGAAAAAGTGACCCGATGAAAAAAGTTTTCAATATTATTAGTCAAGTTGCGCCGACAAACACAAATATTTTTATTTCAGGAAAAAGCGGTACCGGAAAAGAACTTGTAGCAAAAGCAATTCATTACAATAGTAAAAGAAAAGACAGAATATTTTTACCTATCAATTGCGGCGCTATTTCAGAGAATTTAATTGAAAGCGAATTATTCGGACATAAAAAAGGCTCATTTACCGGAGCCGTGGGAGATAAAGACGGCTTATTTAAAGTTGCTGATGGCGGAACTTTATTTCTTGATGAAATTGGCGATCTTCCATTAAATCTTCAGGTAAAACTTTTGCGAGCAATAGAAGACAAGGAATTTATGCCGGTCGGCGGAACCAAACCGGTAAGAACGGATGTAAGAATAATTGCCGCGACAAATCAAGAAATTTATGAAAAAACTAAAACGGGTGAATTTAGAGAAGATCTATATTACAGATTAAACGTAGTTGAAATTAAACTTCCATCCTTAAATGAAAGAAGGGAAGATATACCTCTTTTGGTAGATCATTTTGTTGAAAAATACTGCAATGAAATGGGGAAGCCGGTAACAGGTGTTAGCAATGAATCTATGAAAAAACTTATTAATTATGATTGGCGAGGCGGTGTACGTGAACTTGAAAATATTATAGAAAGAGCGATAATATTTTCACAAGGTGATAAAATTGAAGTAAATGATCTTGCGGACAATGTAAATTCATCTGTCAGCATAAGCAATATGCCGGAATCAATTAAAGAAGCGACTTTAATTTTTGAAAAAGAACATATTAAACGAATTGTTAAAAAATATGAAAATAATAAGGAAGAAGCCGCAAAAGCTTTAGATATCGGATTATCTTCTCTTTATCGAAAAATGGAATTGCTTGGAATTCCAACAAGACCAATTAATGAATAATTTTTGAAATTTTTAATATATTTTAGATTGAATTTATTAGCATAAAATTTTGGGGCTGATATCATAAATAATAAATTACCGGATGAGCTTCTATTTCCTAACGAAAATTATTTTTTTGTTTCATGGAGTTACAGCGGCGGATTTAATTGTCCGTCTTCTTTCGAAAATTTAACCGGATTTTCTAAAGATGAAATTTCCATACTCCCGTATAAACATCATTCTCTCACAGAAAATGGTGAAGATGAAAGTATTTATAATTCTGTAATTCAATTGCAATATGACGACTCTGTTAATCAAATTGTAAAAACATTTAAAGTAATTTCTAAAGAAGAAAAACCGATTTGGTTTAAAGAATTTATTTCATTAGACAAAGTAAATAATAACAGTTTTTTCAGTTTGCTTGTTGATATAACTGATATAAAGCAAAAGGAAATTGAATTCAATAATATTATTGAAGCCAAAACAGTTCAAAATAATTCTAAAGATAAATTAATTTCAATAATTTCTCATGATCTTAGAGCGCCATTTACAAGCCTTTTAGGCTTTTCGGAAATTTTATTGAACGAACCGAATCTTGGCGAAGAAGAAAAACGCGAATACCTAAATTATATTTATGACGCTTCCCAAATACAGCTGCAAATGGTAAATCATTTGTTGGATTGGACAAGACTGCAAACCGGAGCGATGAAGTTTGAACCGCAGAGAATTGAAATTAGAGATATAATTGAAAATTGTATTTCTGTTTTAACGGGAGTCGCAATAAGAAAAAATATTGAAATTAAAGTTGAAGGCGGAAAAGGTGTTTTTGTAAACGCGGATGAAAAACTTATTACACAAGCAATTACAAATCTTTTGAGCAATGCGGTTAAGTTTACGCCCGGCGGAAAAAAAATTAAAGTTGATATTGGATTGTTTAAAGAGAATATGATAGAAGTTATTGTGAAAGATGAAGGTGTTGGTATTTCCGAAAGCAACCAAATGAAATTATTTAAGGTCGAAAGCAAATTTTCACAGTTAGGAACTGCAGGAGAAAAAGGAAGCGGCTTGGGACTTGCGTTAGTGAAAGAAATTGTTGATAAGCACTCCGGTAAAATTTGGTTTTATTCAGAGCTGCAGAAAGGGAGCGAATTTCATTTCACAATACCAAGAGCCGATGATACGATATTAATTGTGGAAGAACATGAAGATTTACGAAAGGAATATGAAAAAATATTTAAAATTAAATTTCCTAATTTTAATATAACATACTGCAAAACCGGTTTTGAAGCAATGAATTTTATTCTTGAACGAATTCCTTCCGTAATTATCAGTTATCATAAAATGCCGCTAATGAACGGTTTACAACTTGCTTCCTCATTAAGAAAAAAAGATATTCATAATAAAGTTCAAGTAATTATTCTTGCAGATAAACTTAATGATGATGACATAGTTGAATATAAAAAAATAAAAGTTGATAATTTTATCAATTTTAATAAATCGCCTAAAGAAATCGCCGAATTAGTCTCCGGTATCATTTCTTAAATTCCAACAATTTCAATTTTTTACTTATCTTTAAGATTCAAATTCAAAAATTTATAAGGGGAAAATTGCATAATTCTGAAATTATTGCGCAAAAATATTGGTATGCACTTTATACAAAACCACGGCATGAATTTAAAGCTTCAAGTCAGTTAACGGCAAGCGGAATAGAACATTACTTACCTACCGTTACAAAAATTAGGCAGTGGAGCGATAGAAAGAAGAAGGTAACTGAACCTTTGATGAGCGGTTATATTTTTATTAGAGGTAACGAAAAAGACAGACTAATTGCTTTAGAACAGCAATCCGTTGTAAGAGCAATATTCTTTGAAGGAAAACCGGCAATTGTTCCAAATTGGCAAATTGAAAATTTGCAAAAAATGCTCGAGAGAGGTTTTGACGTTTCCGTAACAGATAGTATTGCAATTGGAAAAAGAGTTAAAATAATTTCCGGACCATTCCAAGATATAGAAGGAATTGTTTATGAAAATGCAAATCAAGATAAAATTTTGGCTATTACAATTGATCTGCTAAGAAGGTCTGTAATTGTTAAAATACCGAAAGAAAGCGTTATTGAAGCAAAATAGAAAGGAAGAAAAATGTTGAATCAAACAAAATTAAAACAACTGAAAAACCAAGATAAAGTTGATCACTTTTTGTTGCTCTCAAATTTTTCTATTAAATCCGCTAAAACCGGAAAGAATTTTTTGGATATGGAATTAAGAGACGATTCTTCATCACTGAACGCAAAGATGTGGAATGGTTTTGAACAATTTTTAGACCAACTTAAACCCGGTGTTATATTGAAAGTAAACGGAATTATTGATGAATTTAATAATCAGCTCCAAATTAAAATTGATAAATTAAAAGCCGCAAATCCAAATGAAAATATTACAGTAGAAGACTTTCTTCCAAAATCAAAGCGCAGTTTGGATGAAATGGAAGCTGAATTTGGTACAGCAATTAATTCAATAAATTCAATTAAATTAAAGCTTCTTCTTAAAAATATTTTCACCGCAAAAAATTTTAATAAATATAAGAAAGTTCCCGCCGGAAAATCTTGGCATCACGCGTATATTTCCGGCTTGCTTGAACATACATTAGAAATAGTAAAAATTTGTGAATTGATGTGTAAGTTTCACCCTGAAGCAAACAGAGATTTGTTAGTCGCAGGTGCAATTCTACACGATTTTGGCAAAATTGAAGAATTGGATTTTAAATCCGGTTTTGATTATACCGATAAAGGGAAATTATTAGGACATATTGTAATTGCAGCGAATATAATTGAAAATGAATCAAATAAAATTGATGACTTTCCTGAAGAATTGAAAAATCAACTTCTGCATTTAGTGTTAAGTCACCAAGGAAAATTGGAATACGCTTCTCCAGTTACTCCAAAAACATTGGAAGCAATAATTCTTTATCAAGCGGATGAACTTAGCGCAAAAGCCAATGCATACAAAAATGCAATTGCCGCTGAAAAGGAAAGCGGAAATAAATGGACTAAATATTTACCACTTGCCGAAACCTCGTTGTATCTAAAAGATTTTAATGAAGATGAAAATGGATTTAAAGAAACGTTGTTTTAAAAAAGTCTATTATAGATTAAAATATTTTTATGGAACTTAAAAAAGAATTAATCGAAAAGTTGAAATCAGCAGATTCGTTATTATTTTTTACCGGAGCCGGAATCTCCGCTGAAAGCGGAATTGCGACTTTTAGAGGAAAAGACGGATTATGGAATAAGCTTAAACCCGAAGAACTTGCAAATTTTAATGCCTTTATGAAAAATCCCGATATGGTTTGGGAATGGTATCAATACAGAAGAAAAATAGTTGAAGAATCAGTGCCAAATAAAGGTCATTTGGCAATTGCAGAATTACAAAATTACTATAAAGTTTACGTCTCCACTCAAAATGTTGATAATTTACATGCGCGAGCGGGCAGTAAAAATATTGAAGAATTACACGGCAGTATTGTTAGAAATTTTTGCATAAATTGTAAAACATTTTATGAGCATCAAGATTTTTTGTTTGAAAACAAGGTTCCGCGCTGCCCAAAATGCGGCGGCTTAATTCGACCCGACGTAGTTTGGTTTGGTGAAAATTTAAGAGGGCAAGCTTTTCCTAACAGCGAAAAACTCGCGAAACAATGTGATATTTGTTTTGTCGTTGGTACAACCGGTATAGTTTATCCTGCCGCTTACATTCCGCTTACCGCAAAAGAATACGGCGCATATTTAGTTGAGATAAATATTGAGCCAACCGAAATGACTTATAATGTTAACTATTCACTGTTTGGAAAATCCGGTGAGATTTTACCCAAAATATTGAATTTGGTAAAAGAGATTAAAAATTAAGTTACTAATTTCTGTTTAAACAAATTTCATCTTCGGCATATGTATTTTCTGTTTCGCAAACTCTGACTTTAATTTTTGTAACATTATCGGCTAATTTTTTTTCGGAGATTTTCTTCAAAAAATATTTACATAAATTTTCCGCAGTACTTTCAAAATTTACTATAACGTGCGCCGATTTTAATTTTTGTATTGCGTCAATTAATTCAGAATCTTGATCGCTAATAATAATAGTATGATCAAGTTCTTCTACTAAAGGACCGACAATATCCTTAACATCAAAATAATCTAAGACCATACCTTCATTATTTATTTCACCGGAAAATTCTACAATTAATTTATATGAATGTCCGTGCAAATTATGGCATTTACCTTTGTGGCATTGTAATCTGTGACCCATTTCCCATCGGAATTCCTTTGCGATTTTCATACGCCTCTTTTATTTGGTTCCCAAATATGTTTATGCTGCTGAATTTGAAATCTCACATTTAAATTTTCATTTAAGATCCATTCAACTAATTGTTTGTATTCAATTTTGCCGAATACCGGTGAAAATAAAATTTCACATTTTTTTTTCAACTCAAATTTTTCAATTAAATTTTTAGACCATAAAAAATCTTGATAATCTCCAATAACAAATTTTACTTCGTCAATAGGTTTTAAAAAATTAACATTTTCATAATAATTTTTCTTTTCCATTTTACTTGAAGGACATTTAAAATCTAATATTATTTTTACTCTTTTATCTACATTTTCAATGGAAAGACTTCCTCCGGTTTCTAACATTACCTCATAATTTTTATCACACAACATTTCCATCAAAGTCAGACTTTCTTTTTGAAAAAGCGGCTCACCTCCGGTAATCTCAACTAATTTACATTTGTACTTTTCTATTTCAGAAAATATCTGCTCAACTGTAAAATCTTTTCCTTCGTAAAAGGCATATTCGGTATCGCAGTATGAACATCTTATATTGCAGTAAGTCAGCCTTACAAAAATACAAGGTAAACCCGCATACGAGCTTTCGCCTTGAATGGAGTAAAAAATTTCATTTATTTTAATCAATTTTCAACTTTCTTTGCAATTTAAGTCCAAAAATACTAATAAAAATGAAGTTTTTGTACATTTTAAAGTTGCGGATAAAAAATAAATTTTCTAAGTTTATTATCTGAAAAAATTTGATAAGGTAAAGAATGGCAAATCATAAATCTGCTAAGAAAAGAGCAAAAACTAGTGAAAAAAGAAGACAAATAAACAAAGCTTCATTGTCTAAAGTAAAAACATTAGTAAAAAATGTTCTTGAATCAAAAGAAAAAGAAACTGCAGAAGTTAATTTGAAAGATGCTGTTGCATATTTAGATAGAGTTTCCGGAAAAGGTAGAATTCATAAAAATAATGCTGCTAGAAAGAAATCTCAATTAACAAAATTTGTAAATTCATTAGCTGTAAAATAGATTTTAAGTTATACATTAGAATAGATTATAAAGCGATCTTGGAATTTCCCGATCGCTTTTTCATTTTTAAAGAAGATTAATACTTGTTTTATAATTCCTCAATCGCGTCAATTCCTTCAGGCATTGGTAGAAAGAATTTAATCGCTTGAACTTTTCCATCTTTCCTAATTAATTTATCGACTTTTTTCTTGATCAAAACGCTGTGTTCTATGAAAAGATCATCATCTATAATTGACCCAAAAACATAGCTTGTTCCTTTAATTATAACATTTTTGCCTATTCTGGTCGGATCTTCATCACTTCCCGTAATATTTACGCTCGATTCAATTCTTGAATTTTCCCCAATAGTAATATTGCCTTT encodes the following:
- a CDS encoding HD domain-containing protein, producing the protein MLNQTKLKQLKNQDKVDHFLLLSNFSIKSAKTGKNFLDMELRDDSSSLNAKMWNGFEQFLDQLKPGVILKVNGIIDEFNNQLQIKIDKLKAANPNENITVEDFLPKSKRSLDEMEAEFGTAINSINSIKLKLLLKNIFTAKNFNKYKKVPAGKSWHHAYISGLLEHTLEIVKICELMCKFHPEANRDLLVAGAILHDFGKIEELDFKSGFDYTDKGKLLGHIVIAANIIENESNKIDDFPEELKNQLLHLVLSHQGKLEYASPVTPKTLEAIILYQADELSAKANAYKNAIAAEKESGNKWTKYLPLAETSLYLKDFNEDENGFKETLF
- the rpsT gene encoding 30S ribosomal protein S20; the protein is MANHKSAKKRAKTSEKRRQINKASLSKVKTLVKNVLESKEKETAEVNLKDAVAYLDRVSGKGRIHKNNAARKKSQLTKFVNSLAVK
- a CDS encoding 6-carboxytetrahydropterin synthase; this translates as MKIAKEFRWEMGHRLQCHKGKCHNLHGHSYKLIVEFSGEINNEGMVLDYFDVKDIVGPLVEELDHTIIISDQDSELIDAIQKLKSAHVIVNFESTAENLCKYFLKKISEKKLADNVTKIKVRVCETENTYAEDEICLNRN
- a CDS encoding radical SAM protein, with the protein product MIKINEIFYSIQGESSYAGLPCIFVRLTYCNIRCSYCDTEYAFYEGKDFTVEQIFSEIEKYKCKLVEITGGEPLFQKESLTLMEMLCDKNYEVMLETGGSLSIENVDKRVKIILDFKCPSSKMEKKNYYENVNFLKPIDEVKFVIGDYQDFLWSKNLIEKFELKKKCEILFSPVFGKIEYKQLVEWILNENLNVRFQIQQHKHIWEPNKRGV
- a CDS encoding sigma-54-dependent Fis family transcriptional regulator; this encodes MDIKILIVDDEKGIRDSLQMILNEEGYQTIAVSDGMEALNLIKNNEFQLVVSDIKMPEMDGIELLEKCSKISPETYFIMMTAYASVETAISALRNGAYDYLLKPVEFDDILNKIKRLLDFKKLSDENKFLRQKISQTADFENIIGKSDPMKKVFNIISQVAPTNTNIFISGKSGTGKELVAKAIHYNSKRKDRIFLPINCGAISENLIESELFGHKKGSFTGAVGDKDGLFKVADGGTLFLDEIGDLPLNLQVKLLRAIEDKEFMPVGGTKPVRTDVRIIAATNQEIYEKTKTGEFREDLYYRLNVVEIKLPSLNERREDIPLLVDHFVEKYCNEMGKPVTGVSNESMKKLINYDWRGGVRELENIIERAIIFSQGDKIEVNDLADNVNSSVSISNMPESIKEATLIFEKEHIKRIVKKYENNKEEAAKALDIGLSSLYRKMELLGIPTRPINE
- a CDS encoding hybrid sensor histidine kinase/response regulator; this encodes MQYDDSVNQIVKTFKVISKEEKPIWFKEFISLDKVNNNSFFSLLVDITDIKQKEIEFNNIIEAKTVQNNSKDKLISIISHDLRAPFTSLLGFSEILLNEPNLGEEEKREYLNYIYDASQIQLQMVNHLLDWTRLQTGAMKFEPQRIEIRDIIENCISVLTGVAIRKNIEIKVEGGKGVFVNADEKLITQAITNLLSNAVKFTPGGKKIKVDIGLFKENMIEVIVKDEGVGISESNQMKLFKVESKFSQLGTAGEKGSGLGLALVKEIVDKHSGKIWFYSELQKGSEFHFTIPRADDTILIVEEHEDLRKEYEKIFKIKFPNFNITYCKTGFEAMNFILERIPSVIISYHKMPLMNGLQLASSLRKKDIHNKVQVIILADKLNDDDIVEYKKIKVDNFINFNKSPKEIAELVSGIIS
- a CDS encoding NAD-dependent deacylase produces the protein MELKKELIEKLKSADSLLFFTGAGISAESGIATFRGKDGLWNKLKPEELANFNAFMKNPDMVWEWYQYRRKIVEESVPNKGHLAIAELQNYYKVYVSTQNVDNLHARAGSKNIEELHGSIVRNFCINCKTFYEHQDFLFENKVPRCPKCGGLIRPDVVWFGENLRGQAFPNSEKLAKQCDICFVVGTTGIVYPAAYIPLTAKEYGAYLVEINIEPTEMTYNVNYSLFGKSGEILPKILNLVKEIKN
- a CDS encoding UpxY family transcription antiterminator, translated to MHNSEIIAQKYWYALYTKPRHEFKASSQLTASGIEHYLPTVTKIRQWSDRKKKVTEPLMSGYIFIRGNEKDRLIALEQQSVVRAIFFEGKPAIVPNWQIENLQKMLERGFDVSVTDSIAIGKRVKIISGPFQDIEGIVYENANQDKILAITIDLLRRSVIVKIPKESVIEAK